In Streptomyces sp. NBC_01439, the following are encoded in one genomic region:
- a CDS encoding serine hydrolase domain-containing protein, which translates to MDELAEDLELLPATRRALRHRIAVAQSEGRAPSVVAAVLRGGEVVWEGSRTSVEGHGPDGDVQYRIGSITKTFTAVLVMRLRDEGLISLTDPLEKHLPGTGAGQVTIAQLLSHTGGLAAETPGEWWERTPGEQRPELGDVLGEEPFKLAPGTRHHYSNPGYTLLGSLVEAVRGRSWEEALRIEVLEPLGLKRTGGEPQAPHAGGWAVHPWADVMMPEPLEDLGLMAAAGRLWSTTRDLARFADFLLRGDERVLCAESVREMRTAAAPPEPGLAELGYGLGMQLMGVGARRLAGHSGSLPGFVAGLWLSEADDVAAVVLANCTSGLPASTVAVDLVGIVADAEPRFPRPWRPFLESDHVPLELCGPWYWGTSAQVVRLTSDGLLELGPVGASGRTARFRAEPDGSWTGLFGYYAGETLRAVRRADGSVSHLDLASFVFTREPYDADAPVPGGVDPQGWRGIG; encoded by the coding sequence ATGGATGAGCTTGCTGAGGACCTGGAACTTCTCCCTGCCACCAGGCGCGCGCTGAGGCACCGGATCGCCGTCGCGCAGAGCGAAGGGCGCGCGCCGTCCGTGGTGGCGGCCGTCCTGCGGGGCGGGGAGGTGGTCTGGGAGGGCTCCCGGACCTCGGTCGAGGGACACGGTCCTGACGGCGACGTGCAGTACCGGATCGGTTCGATCACCAAGACGTTCACGGCGGTTCTCGTGATGCGGCTGCGGGACGAGGGTCTGATCTCCCTCACCGATCCACTGGAGAAGCACCTGCCGGGGACCGGAGCCGGTCAGGTGACCATCGCCCAATTGCTCTCCCACACCGGCGGGTTGGCGGCGGAGACGCCCGGCGAGTGGTGGGAGCGCACCCCCGGGGAGCAGCGGCCCGAGCTCGGCGACGTGCTGGGGGAGGAGCCGTTCAAACTGGCACCGGGAACCAGGCACCACTACTCCAACCCCGGTTACACCCTGCTGGGTTCGCTGGTGGAGGCGGTACGCGGAAGGTCCTGGGAAGAGGCCCTGCGGATCGAGGTGTTGGAGCCGCTGGGGCTGAAGCGCACGGGCGGAGAGCCGCAGGCTCCGCACGCCGGCGGCTGGGCGGTGCATCCCTGGGCGGACGTGATGATGCCCGAACCGCTGGAAGACCTGGGGCTGATGGCCGCGGCCGGCCGGCTGTGGTCCACGACCCGGGACCTGGCGCGCTTCGCAGACTTCCTGCTGCGCGGTGACGAGCGCGTCCTGTGCGCCGAGTCCGTGCGGGAGATGCGCACGGCGGCCGCGCCGCCGGAGCCCGGTCTCGCCGAGCTGGGCTACGGGCTGGGCATGCAGCTGATGGGGGTCGGCGCACGTAGGCTCGCGGGGCACAGCGGATCGCTGCCGGGCTTCGTCGCGGGGCTGTGGTTGAGCGAGGCGGACGACGTGGCGGCGGTGGTGCTGGCGAACTGCACCTCGGGCCTTCCGGCCTCGACCGTGGCCGTGGACCTCGTGGGGATCGTGGCGGACGCCGAACCGCGCTTCCCGCGACCGTGGCGGCCGTTCCTCGAGTCGGACCACGTGCCGCTCGAACTGTGCGGCCCCTGGTACTGGGGGACTTCGGCCCAGGTGGTGCGCCTGACCTCGGACGGACTCCTGGAACTGGGGCCGGTGGGCGCGAGCGGGCGCACGGCCCGTTTCCGGGCGGAGCCGGACGGTAGCTGGACCGGGCTCTTCGGCTACTACGCCGGTGAGACGCTGCGGGCGGTGCGCCGTGCGGACGGCTCGGTGAGCCATCTCGACCTGGCGTCCTTCGTGTTCACCCGGGAGCCGTACGACGCCGACGCCCCGGTGCCCGGCGGGGTGGACCCGCAGGGCTGGCGGGGCATCGGCTGA
- a CDS encoding winged helix DNA-binding domain-containing protein yields MSLPLVTTAERRHRLGRRHRLAPSARAASVVEAADSVVALHATDAATVFLSARARLAEGGPDEIERALYEDVSLVRLLSMRNTLFAVSAELAPHVDASTARAIAAKERRTLLKHLDEDGQGLDAAWLAGAEAAALDALDAHGPSTGSQLSAAVPALRQKITISRGKKYETEQGVATRVIRLLAADGRIRRARPRGSWTSSQYRWVHTEPWPAAPAAEARTEIVRRWLRAYGPATEADLKWWTGWTLTDVRRALAAVGPDQVRLEDGSTALVSPGDTGPEPASEPWAALLPGLDPTAMGWADRSFHLDPAHRSALFDYAGNIGPTVWWNGEIVGGWAQRSDGEIVWRLLGRPGRTAEQVITTEAARLAAWVGEARITPRFRTPLERELVA; encoded by the coding sequence ATGAGCCTCCCTCTCGTCACCACCGCCGAGCGACGCCACCGGCTCGGCCGGCGCCACCGTCTGGCACCGTCGGCCCGCGCCGCGAGCGTCGTGGAGGCGGCGGACTCCGTCGTCGCCCTGCACGCGACCGATGCCGCGACCGTCTTCCTCTCGGCCCGCGCGCGGCTCGCCGAAGGCGGCCCGGACGAGATCGAGCGGGCGCTCTACGAGGACGTCAGCCTCGTGCGCCTGCTCAGCATGCGCAACACGCTCTTCGCGGTCTCCGCCGAACTCGCCCCGCACGTCGACGCTTCCACGGCCCGCGCGATCGCCGCTAAGGAACGCCGCACCCTCCTCAAGCACCTCGATGAAGACGGACAGGGACTCGACGCCGCTTGGCTCGCCGGCGCGGAGGCCGCCGCGCTCGACGCCCTCGACGCCCACGGCCCCTCCACCGGCAGCCAGCTGTCCGCAGCGGTACCCGCGCTGCGCCAGAAGATCACCATCAGCCGCGGCAAGAAGTACGAGACCGAGCAGGGCGTCGCCACCAGGGTCATCCGCCTGCTCGCCGCCGACGGCCGTATCCGGCGTGCCCGACCGCGCGGCTCCTGGACCTCCAGCCAATACCGCTGGGTCCACACGGAGCCCTGGCCCGCCGCACCCGCCGCCGAGGCCCGCACGGAGATCGTCCGCCGGTGGCTGCGCGCGTACGGTCCCGCCACCGAGGCCGACCTCAAGTGGTGGACCGGATGGACCCTCACGGACGTCCGCAGGGCCCTCGCCGCCGTAGGGCCCGACCAGGTCCGCCTGGAGGACGGCAGCACCGCCCTGGTCAGCCCCGGGGACACCGGGCCCGAACCGGCGTCGGAGCCCTGGGCGGCCCTGCTGCCCGGCCTCGACCCCACCGCCATGGGCTGGGCCGACCGGAGTTTCCACCTCGACCCCGCCCACAGGAGTGCCCTGTTCGACTACGCCGGCAACATCGGTCCCACCGTGTGGTGGAACGGCGAGATCGTCGGCGGCTGGGCGCAGCGCTCCGACGGTGAGATCGTCTGGCGGCTGTTGGGCAGGCCCGGCCGAACCGCCGAGCAAGTGATCACCACCGAGGCCGCGCGGCTCGCCGCATGGGTGGGGGAGGCACGGATCACCCCGCGCTTCCGTACTCCGCTGGAGCGTGAACTCGTCGCCTGA
- a CDS encoding GNAT family N-acetyltransferase → MTDTPELTIRPATEADVPAIVAMLADDPLGATRESPDDLTPYLAALQRLTGDPNQHLVVAVRADRVVGTLQLTIVPGLSRRGATRSIIEGVRVHADERGGGLGTRFIEWAVEKSRAENCALVQLTSDVTRTDAHRFYERLGFTASHVGFKLQL, encoded by the coding sequence ATGACCGACACTCCCGAACTGACGATCCGTCCGGCCACCGAGGCCGATGTGCCCGCCATCGTCGCCATGCTGGCCGACGACCCGCTCGGCGCCACCCGCGAGTCCCCGGACGACCTCACCCCGTACCTCGCAGCCCTGCAGCGCCTCACCGGCGACCCGAACCAACACTTGGTCGTCGCCGTCCGCGCCGACCGTGTCGTGGGCACCCTCCAGCTGACCATCGTGCCGGGACTCTCCCGCAGGGGAGCCACCCGTTCCATCATCGAGGGCGTCCGCGTACACGCCGACGAGCGCGGCGGCGGCCTGGGCACCCGGTTCATCGAATGGGCCGTCGAAAAGTCCCGTGCCGAGAACTGCGCGCTGGTGCAGCTGACTTCGGACGTGACCCGGACCGATGCCCACCGCTTCTACGAACGGCTCGGGTTCACCGCCTCGCACGTCGGGTTCAAGCTCCAGCTCTGA
- a CDS encoding GNAT family N-acetyltransferase, with the protein MTPPHLTDLPIRALTVDDLHRCADLSEDRGWLREEHKWRLLLAAGNGYGVDAPDGRGLAAACVVTRYGDAPAGPELAAIGMVLVADRFARQGLGRRLMAHVCDDALKGVPLTLHATPYGRPLYEELGFETTGRTEMLMGAFRHEGTPGTYGTSRVRPATAEDLPRILRLDAEVFGTDRTHMITRLPSFADQLVVAEDRSGDGTLTGYAAAWPNMNTQVIGPLIAHDTATAQSLVTALAIDTDRVLRTDVDVRHEELLVWLKERGLASVAFNAVMTRGIPGLPGDWTRRWAPLTVAAG; encoded by the coding sequence GTGACACCACCACACCTCACCGATCTACCGATCCGGGCGCTCACCGTGGATGATCTCCACCGCTGCGCCGACCTGTCCGAAGATCGCGGCTGGCTCCGCGAGGAACACAAGTGGCGTTTGCTCCTCGCCGCCGGAAACGGCTACGGCGTCGACGCCCCGGACGGCCGGGGACTCGCGGCGGCCTGCGTCGTCACCCGCTACGGCGACGCCCCTGCCGGACCGGAGCTCGCCGCGATCGGGATGGTTCTCGTGGCCGACCGCTTCGCCCGCCAGGGCCTGGGTCGCCGCCTCATGGCCCACGTCTGTGACGACGCACTCAAGGGCGTCCCCCTCACCCTGCACGCCACTCCCTACGGGCGCCCCCTCTACGAAGAACTGGGCTTCGAAACCACCGGCCGCACCGAGATGCTGATGGGCGCCTTCCGGCACGAGGGCACCCCCGGCACGTACGGCACCTCCCGGGTCCGGCCCGCGACCGCCGAGGACCTCCCCCGCATCCTGCGTCTGGACGCCGAGGTCTTCGGCACCGACCGCACGCACATGATCACCCGGCTGCCCTCCTTCGCCGACCAGCTGGTCGTCGCCGAGGACCGCTCCGGAGACGGCACGCTCACCGGCTACGCCGCAGCCTGGCCCAACATGAACACCCAGGTCATCGGCCCGCTGATCGCGCATGACACCGCAACCGCCCAGTCACTGGTCACCGCGCTCGCGATCGACACCGACCGAGTGCTGCGCACCGATGTCGACGTACGACACGAGGAACTCCTCGTCTGGCTCAAGGAGCGGGGCCTGGCCTCCGTGGCCTTCAACGCCGTCATGACCCGGGGCATCCCCGGCCTGCCCGGAGACTGGACCCGCCGGTGGGCACCGCTCACCGTGGCCGCGGGCTGA
- a CDS encoding HAD family hydrolase: MTLLHLFDLDGTLMYGSAAPVEISRQLGLSAEIAELERAFGAQKMGPHQFSVAAHALWADLTPAHVRAAFDGAPWLAGIRDVWQEIRERGDYCAVISLSPSFFVELLLEWGAHAAHGSVFPEVPFTRPVEESGILTPEGKVTVADRLCAQFGVSRADCVAYGDSVTDAMLFEAVPVSVAVNARPYLAERATHVYEGRDLREAYQLVGVTRPGVDAS, from the coding sequence ATGACCCTCCTGCACCTCTTCGACCTCGACGGAACGCTGATGTACGGTTCGGCGGCGCCGGTCGAGATCTCCCGCCAACTCGGATTGAGCGCCGAGATCGCCGAGCTGGAACGGGCCTTCGGAGCGCAGAAGATGGGCCCGCACCAGTTCTCCGTGGCCGCCCACGCCCTCTGGGCCGATCTGACGCCCGCGCACGTCCGGGCGGCGTTCGACGGGGCTCCCTGGCTCGCGGGGATCCGGGACGTGTGGCAGGAGATCAGGGAACGCGGGGACTACTGCGCGGTGATTTCGCTATCGCCGTCGTTCTTCGTGGAGCTGCTGCTGGAGTGGGGTGCGCATGCTGCGCACGGCTCGGTCTTCCCGGAGGTGCCGTTCACCCGTCCGGTGGAGGAGTCCGGGATCCTGACGCCCGAGGGCAAAGTCACGGTGGCGGACCGGCTCTGCGCGCAGTTCGGTGTGAGCCGGGCCGACTGTGTCGCCTACGGGGATTCGGTGACCGACGCGATGCTCTTCGAGGCGGTGCCGGTCTCGGTCGCGGTAAATGCGAGGCCTTATCTCGCCGAACGCGCGACCCATGTCTATGAGGGTCGGGATCTCCGGGAGGCATACCAGCTCGTAGGGGTGACGCGCCCGGGAGTTGACGCATCTTAG
- a CDS encoding globin domain-containing protein: MLEARHRMDAPPTRSDRRESARISGEGGAIEPSPDAVLIRRTLAEIAPVADKVTSYFYALVFTGHPEVRGMFPAAMDVQRDRLLKALLTAAEHIDDPAVLVPYLRRLGAGHRKYGTMAGHYPAVGEALVGALSRYSRDSWGPETQAAWVRAYTAISQIMIDAAAEEEAKAPAWWHAEVVSHDLRTPDIAVLTVRPDQPYAFLAGQYASLETPWWPRVWRHYSFASAPRADGLLSFHVKAVPAGWVSNALVRHARPGDVLRLGPPAGSMVVDHTTDNGMLCLGGGTGIAPIKALIEDVAEHGERRPVEVFFGARSDSDLYDKDTLLGLQRSHPWLSVRPVIGDGLAGQLPHAVSEHGPWSSYDAFISGPPAMIRNGVDELLRIGIPCERIRHDAVEELAGIAG; encoded by the coding sequence ATGCTCGAAGCGAGGCACCGCATGGACGCTCCGCCCACCAGATCGGACAGACGCGAATCGGCCCGGATATCCGGCGAGGGCGGTGCGATCGAGCCCTCACCGGATGCCGTACTCATCCGCCGGACCCTCGCGGAGATCGCCCCCGTCGCCGACAAGGTGACCTCGTACTTCTACGCACTGGTGTTCACCGGGCACCCGGAAGTGCGCGGTATGTTCCCCGCCGCCATGGACGTACAGCGGGACCGGCTCCTGAAGGCATTGCTGACCGCCGCCGAGCACATCGACGATCCCGCCGTCCTCGTCCCCTATCTGCGCCGACTGGGCGCCGGGCATCGCAAGTACGGCACGATGGCCGGGCATTACCCGGCGGTGGGCGAGGCCCTCGTCGGGGCACTGTCCCGGTACTCGCGGGACAGCTGGGGCCCCGAGACGCAGGCCGCCTGGGTGCGGGCGTACACCGCGATCTCCCAGATCATGATCGACGCGGCGGCGGAGGAAGAGGCGAAGGCCCCCGCGTGGTGGCACGCCGAGGTGGTCTCCCATGATCTACGCACCCCGGACATCGCGGTACTGACGGTCCGCCCCGACCAGCCCTACGCCTTCCTCGCGGGCCAGTACGCGAGCCTGGAGACCCCGTGGTGGCCGCGGGTGTGGCGGCACTACTCCTTCGCCTCGGCCCCGCGCGCCGACGGGCTGCTGTCCTTCCACGTCAAGGCCGTCCCTGCGGGCTGGGTCTCCAACGCGCTGGTGCGCCACGCACGCCCGGGAGACGTCCTGCGCCTGGGACCGCCGGCCGGTTCGATGGTGGTGGACCACACCACGGACAACGGCATGCTGTGCCTGGGCGGGGGCACCGGGATCGCTCCGATCAAGGCGCTGATCGAGGACGTCGCCGAACACGGCGAGCGACGGCCGGTAGAGGTGTTCTTCGGGGCCCGCAGTGACAGCGACCTCTACGACAAGGACACGCTGCTGGGGCTCCAGCGCTCGCACCCGTGGCTGTCGGTGCGCCCCGTGATCGGCGACGGGCTGGCCGGACAGCTGCCGCACGCGGTGAGTGAGCACGGGCCGTGGAGCTCGTACGACGCGTTCATCTCCGGCCCGCCCGCGATGATCCGCAACGGAGTGGACGAGCTCCTGCGGATCGGCATCCCCTGTGAGCGGATCCGGCACGATGCGGTGGAGGAGCTGGCCGGCATCGCCGGCTGA
- a CDS encoding NUDIX domain-containing protein, whose protein sequence is MTERPVVKRTARAILLDGDDLILIKRTRPGVDPYWLTPGGGVEPSDSTVVDALHREVHEELGAKITDVVPCFVDTVEHIADRGVTGVKVQHFFVCRLESMDPNLRHGPEVDEPEGEYEIVRVPFSRVGIAAVHLVPLSLRHYLDGNIEGVRAMHAPDLG, encoded by the coding sequence ATGACCGAACGTCCCGTGGTCAAACGCACCGCCCGCGCGATCCTGCTCGACGGTGACGACCTGATCCTCATCAAACGCACCCGGCCCGGCGTCGACCCGTACTGGCTCACCCCCGGCGGAGGAGTGGAGCCCTCGGACTCCACCGTCGTCGACGCCCTCCACCGCGAGGTCCACGAAGAACTCGGCGCGAAGATCACCGATGTGGTGCCCTGCTTCGTCGACACCGTCGAGCACATCGCCGACAGGGGGGTGACCGGCGTGAAGGTGCAGCACTTCTTCGTCTGCCGCCTCGAATCGATGGACCCGAACCTCCGGCACGGCCCCGAGGTCGACGAGCCCGAAGGCGAATACGAGATCGTCCGCGTGCCCTTCAGTCGGGTGGGCATCGCTGCCGTCCATCTCGTCCCGCTGTCCCTGCGGCACTATCTCGACGGCAATATCGAGGGTGTCCGCGCCATGCACGCTCCCGACCTGGGCTGA
- a CDS encoding LysR family transcriptional regulator, translated as MDLTLLRTFVAVHRAGSFTRAATLLGLSQPAVTSQIRTLERQLGRPLFHRRARGVTPTTVGDELAHKAAPHLDALLRITEAEREAAGALRTLHVAGPPEFLCLRVLPALALLVGQGHTLRAAPQTDAEATLDGLAAGHHDLVVTTAHPRGGLYTTTALCDEEHVLVAAPYWAALVDVDRLREEGSSALDGIPLVEVHESLPLITRYWAAVFDALPDAGPLAATVVVPDLRAVLECVQAGAGLAVLPRYLCQDALDSGRIVALTEPAVPPLRTWFLVVRTGSLALAHLARAHDRLLAAAVHW; from the coding sequence ATGGACCTGACCCTGCTGCGCACCTTCGTCGCCGTCCACCGAGCCGGTTCCTTCACGCGCGCAGCCACCCTCCTCGGACTGTCCCAGCCCGCCGTGACCTCGCAGATCCGTACGTTGGAGCGCCAGTTGGGGCGCCCGCTCTTCCACCGCCGCGCCCGTGGCGTCACCCCGACCACCGTCGGCGACGAGCTGGCCCACAAGGCCGCCCCGCACCTCGACGCCCTGCTGCGGATCACCGAGGCCGAACGGGAGGCCGCCGGCGCGTTACGCACCCTCCACGTCGCCGGGCCTCCCGAGTTCCTGTGCCTGCGCGTGCTTCCCGCCCTCGCCCTCCTGGTCGGCCAGGGCCATACCCTGCGCGCCGCCCCGCAGACCGATGCCGAGGCCACCCTCGACGGGCTCGCCGCCGGCCACCACGACCTCGTCGTCACCACCGCCCACCCCAGGGGCGGGCTCTACACCACCACCGCACTGTGCGACGAGGAGCACGTCCTGGTCGCCGCGCCCTATTGGGCCGCCCTCGTCGACGTGGACCGGCTGCGCGAGGAGGGCTCCTCCGCGCTGGACGGCATCCCGCTGGTCGAGGTCCACGAGAGCCTGCCGCTCATCACCCGCTACTGGGCCGCCGTATTCGACGCCCTGCCCGATGCCGGGCCCCTGGCCGCCACCGTGGTCGTACCCGACCTCCGGGCCGTACTGGAGTGTGTCCAGGCCGGCGCCGGGTTGGCCGTCCTGCCGCGCTACCTGTGTCAGGACGCCCTGGACAGCGGTCGGATCGTGGCGCTGACGGAGCCCGCCGTGCCGCCGCTGCGCACCTGGTTCCTGGTCGTGCGGACCGGGAGCCTGGCCCTCGCCCACCTCGCCCGGGCGCACGACCGGCTGCTGGCCGCCGCAGTGCACTGGTGA
- a CDS encoding cystathionine gamma-lyase, with protein sequence MNEYAPQQAGAAALGDGTRAVRAGLPEAVKNEPPLPGPVFAAHFHLPGDVEGPYAYGRDTNPTWTLLERAIGELEAPGEDVHTIVFASGMAAVSAVLLSQAHTGETVVLPDDGYQALPLLREQLEAYGIHVRTAPTADDAQLAALDGARLLWIETPSNPGLDVCDVRRLVDAAHAGRTLVAVDNTLATPLGQRPLELGADFSVASGTKGLTGHGDVLLGYVVCRDPELAARVRRWRKIVGAIPGPMEAWLAHRSLATIQLRAHRQWTNALAVAEALTHRTDVHGLRYPGLPTDRSHKTAARQMRGFGSVVSFTLPDRAHAERFMAALHLVEDATSFGGVRSTAERRGRWGGDAVPEGFIRFSAGAEDTEDLVADVLRALDHAGAKG encoded by the coding sequence GTGAACGAATACGCCCCGCAACAGGCCGGAGCGGCCGCGCTCGGCGACGGCACCCGAGCCGTCCGGGCCGGACTGCCCGAGGCCGTCAAGAACGAACCTCCCCTGCCCGGCCCGGTCTTCGCCGCCCATTTCCACCTCCCCGGCGACGTCGAAGGCCCGTACGCCTACGGGCGCGACACCAACCCCACCTGGACGCTGCTGGAACGGGCGATCGGGGAACTGGAGGCCCCCGGCGAGGACGTGCACACCATCGTCTTCGCCTCCGGCATGGCGGCGGTCTCCGCCGTCCTCCTCTCCCAGGCGCACACCGGCGAGACCGTGGTCCTGCCCGACGACGGCTACCAGGCCCTCCCCCTGCTGCGCGAGCAGCTGGAGGCGTACGGGATCCACGTGCGCACCGCTCCGACCGCCGACGACGCCCAGCTCGCGGCCCTCGACGGGGCCCGGCTGCTGTGGATCGAGACCCCCTCCAACCCCGGGCTCGACGTGTGCGACGTACGCCGCCTCGTGGACGCGGCGCACGCCGGCCGGACCCTGGTCGCCGTCGACAACACCCTGGCCACCCCGCTCGGGCAGCGGCCCCTGGAGTTGGGGGCGGACTTCTCGGTGGCGAGCGGCACCAAGGGCCTCACCGGCCACGGCGACGTACTGCTCGGGTACGTCGTCTGCCGCGATCCGGAGCTCGCCGCCCGCGTCCGACGGTGGCGCAAGATCGTCGGTGCGATCCCCGGGCCCATGGAGGCCTGGCTCGCGCACCGCTCCCTCGCCACGATCCAACTGCGCGCGCACCGGCAGTGGACCAACGCACTGGCCGTCGCCGAGGCACTGACGCACCGGACGGACGTGCACGGACTGCGCTACCCGGGGCTTCCCACGGACCGCTCCCACAAGACGGCCGCCCGGCAGATGCGGGGCTTCGGGTCGGTGGTCTCCTTCACCCTGCCCGACCGCGCGCACGCGGAGCGGTTCATGGCCGCCCTGCACCTGGTCGAAGACGCCACGAGTTTCGGCGGGGTACGGTCCACCGCCGAGCGGCGCGGACGTTGGGGAGGCGACGCCGTGCCGGAGGGCTTCATCCGCTTCTCCGCCGGCGCCGAGGACACCGAGGACCTCGTCGCGGACGTGCTGCGCGCCCTCGACCACGCGGGCGCCAAGGGCTGA
- a CDS encoding low molecular weight protein-tyrosine-phosphatase → MYRVCFVCTGNICRSPMAESVFRAHVAADGLDTLVEVDSAGTGGWHEGDGADPRTIAVLEAAGYEQDHRARQFRSSWFARLDLVIALDAGHLRDLRALAPTAQDAAKVRLLRSYDPAASAAETDVPDPYYGPRGGFEECLELVEAASPGLLDAVRAAVKEHTA, encoded by the coding sequence ATGTACCGCGTCTGCTTCGTCTGCACGGGCAACATATGCCGCTCCCCCATGGCCGAGTCGGTCTTCCGTGCCCACGTGGCGGCCGACGGCCTCGACACCCTGGTCGAGGTGGACAGCGCCGGCACCGGCGGTTGGCACGAGGGGGACGGGGCCGATCCGCGCACCATCGCCGTCCTGGAGGCGGCCGGCTACGAGCAGGACCACCGGGCCCGCCAGTTCCGCTCCTCCTGGTTCGCCCGCCTGGACCTCGTCATCGCGCTCGACGCCGGGCACCTACGGGACCTGCGGGCGCTCGCGCCCACTGCGCAGGACGCCGCCAAGGTGCGGCTGCTGCGGTCCTACGACCCGGCGGCGTCGGCCGCGGAGACCGACGTACCGGACCCTTACTACGGGCCGCGGGGCGGGTTCGAGGAGTGCCTGGAGCTGGTCGAGGCCGCGAGCCCCGGCCTGCTGGACGCCGTACGCGCCGCCGTGAAGGAGCACACCGCGTGA
- a CDS encoding phage holin family protein → MTNFVVKTLANAAALAVAIWLLSGITLDDGSSTGRRALTLILVALVFGLVNLLVKPLVKLLSLPLFILTLGLFTLVVNALMLLLTSWLASQLDLSFHVDGFWTALLGGLIISIVSWAMNMVLPDKN, encoded by the coding sequence ATGACGAATTTCGTAGTCAAGACGCTCGCCAATGCGGCGGCCCTGGCCGTCGCCATCTGGCTGCTTTCCGGCATCACCCTCGACGACGGCAGCAGTACGGGCCGACGGGCGCTCACCCTGATCCTGGTCGCACTGGTCTTCGGCCTGGTCAACTTGCTCGTCAAGCCGTTGGTGAAGCTGCTCTCATTGCCGCTGTTCATCCTCACCCTCGGGCTGTTCACGCTCGTCGTGAACGCCCTGATGCTGCTGCTGACCTCGTGGCTGGCCTCGCAGCTCGACCTCAGCTTCCACGTCGACGGCTTCTGGACCGCCCTGCTCGGCGGCCTGATCATCTCCATCGTCTCCTGGGCCATGAACATGGTCCTGCCCGACAAGAACTGA
- a CDS encoding cupin domain-containing protein produces MKAFRLDELEAERAANDGAYLQFLRERNMSVGLYALDAGQTDPQLPHRQDEVYFVVSGRASITVGEETTTVARGSVVYVPAGVAHKFHHITEDLKVMVVFSPPEG; encoded by the coding sequence ATGAAAGCCTTCCGGCTTGACGAGCTCGAAGCGGAGCGGGCCGCGAACGACGGCGCCTATCTGCAGTTCCTGCGCGAGCGGAACATGTCGGTCGGGCTGTACGCGCTCGACGCCGGACAGACCGATCCGCAGCTGCCGCACCGCCAGGACGAGGTGTACTTCGTCGTCAGCGGCCGGGCTTCGATCACGGTCGGGGAGGAGACAACGACCGTGGCGCGCGGCAGCGTCGTCTACGTCCCGGCGGGTGTTGCGCACAAGTTCCACCACATCACCGAGGACCTCAAGGTGATGGTGGTGTTCTCACCGCCGGAGGGTTGA
- a CDS encoding DUF5326 family protein: MDGIRKIFAGMPWWVKWVAVPLLAVFVFGGVITSILGALIGFVFKLLLFVGLVGGLIFVVKKFSGGGSKASSDKW; the protein is encoded by the coding sequence ATGGACGGCATCCGAAAGATATTCGCAGGCATGCCCTGGTGGGTTAAGTGGGTCGCGGTTCCGCTGCTGGCCGTCTTCGTCTTCGGCGGCGTGATCACCAGCATCCTGGGCGCGCTGATCGGATTCGTCTTCAAGCTGCTCCTCTTCGTCGGCCTCGTCGGCGGACTGATCTTCGTCGTGAAGAAGTTCAGCGGCGGCGGCTCGAAGGCCTCCTCCGACAAGTGGTAG
- a CDS encoding IclR family transcriptional regulator, translated as MPTLIGSVQRALRLLEAVGSHSGGAPAKQLAREAGLPLPTAYHLLRTLTHEGYLRRVRGVFVLGEAAERLARGGLQQKRRGMILDSLAHFRDTVGAPVYFAVYREGEIEVVGVSDTPASPACEEWADFRETGHAHAIGQCLLGQLDEKARKDYYDRHPVEAITPYTVRDLRSLENRIGALGRMQPVVERQEYALGTICAAIPMTAGDTVATMAISLPLHQEERLLYVVNRLRSEVGALLSTLSFSISI; from the coding sequence GTGCCGACTCTGATCGGTTCGGTGCAGCGCGCGCTGAGGCTGCTCGAAGCGGTGGGGTCCCATAGCGGGGGAGCCCCGGCAAAACAGCTGGCGCGCGAGGCCGGGCTCCCGCTTCCCACCGCGTACCACCTGCTGCGCACACTGACGCACGAGGGCTATCTGCGCAGAGTGCGCGGCGTGTTCGTACTGGGGGAGGCCGCGGAGCGGCTCGCCCGTGGGGGACTCCAGCAGAAACGTCGCGGCATGATCCTCGACTCGCTCGCGCACTTCCGCGACACGGTCGGGGCCCCCGTCTACTTCGCGGTCTACCGCGAGGGCGAGATCGAGGTGGTGGGTGTCTCGGACACTCCGGCCAGCCCGGCCTGCGAGGAGTGGGCCGACTTCCGTGAGACCGGCCATGCGCACGCCATCGGGCAATGCCTGCTCGGGCAACTCGACGAGAAGGCGCGCAAGGACTACTACGACCGCCATCCGGTCGAGGCCATCACCCCCTATACCGTCCGTGATCTCCGGTCCCTGGAAAACCGGATCGGGGCGCTCGGGCGAATGCAACCGGTGGTCGAACGTCAGGAATATGCCCTCGGCACGATCTGCGCAGCCATCCCCATGACGGCCGGCGACACGGTCGCGACGATGGCCATTTCTCTACCCCTCCACCAAGAAGAACGATTGCTCTATGTAGTCAATCGGCTACGGAGTGAAGTAGGCGCGCTGTTGAGCACCCTCTCGTTCTCTATCAGTATCTGA